The Thermus antranikianii DSM 12462 sequence GCGGTAGTAGCGCTCCACCCGGTAATCCCGGTGGTAGCCGTAGCCCCCCAAGACCTGCACCGCCTCCCGGGTCACCTCCACCGCCACGCTACTGGCGAAGAGCTTGGCGGTGCTGGCCTCGAGGGTGAACCGCTCCCCGGAATCCTTTTTCCTGGCAGCCTCCAACACCAAGGCCCGGGCGGCAGCGATTTTCACGTGCATGTCGGCGATCTTGAAGGCGATGGCCTGGTGTTCCCGGAGCTTCCTGCCGAACTGCTCCCTCTCATCGGCATAGGCCTTGGCGATCTCAAAGGCCCCTCGGGCGATGCCCACCGCCTGGGCCGCCACCCCGACCCTGCCCGAATCCAGGCCCGCCAGAGCGTAGGCCAAGCCCCTTCCCTCCTCGCCCAGAAGGTTTTCCTCGGGCACGAAGACCTCCTCGAGGCGAACCTCGGCGGTGTGGGCAGCGTGGAGGCCCATCTTCGCCTCCGGAGGACCAAAGGAGAGACCGGGGGTGCCCTTCTCCACCAGGAAGGCGCTGATGCCCTTCTCACTCCTGGCCATGACCACGTAGAGGTGGGCCTGGCCTGCGGAGGTGATCCAGCTTTTCAGACCGTTCAGCACGAAACCCCCGGGCACCCTCCTGGCCTCCGTGCGGATGCTGGCGGCATCGGAACCCGCCTGGGGCTCGGTGAGGCAGAAGGCCCCGATCCACTCCCCCCGGGCCAGGGGCACCAGGTACTTTCTTTTTTGCGCCTCGGTGCCGAAGCGAAGCAGCATGTACTGGGGAAGGCCGCTGGTCACCGAAAGCACCACGGCCACGCTGGGATCGGCGGCGGCGATCTCCTCGAGGGCCAAGGCCCAGGTCACGGAGTCCAGGCCCGCTCCCCCCCACTCCTCCGGAGTGGTCATGCCCAAAAAGCCCAGCTCCGCCAAAGCCTTCAGCTGGGGCCAGGGATATTCCCCCTTCCGGTCGTACTCTGGGGCCAGAGGGTAAAGAACCTCCTTGGCCACCTGGCGCACGGTGTCCAGCACCAACTTTTGT is a genomic window containing:
- a CDS encoding acyl-CoA dehydrogenase family protein, producing MVTTPEQKLVLDTVRQVAKEVLYPLAPEYDRKGEYPWPQLKALAELGFLGMTTPEEWGGAGLDSVTWALALEEIAAADPSVAVVLSVTSGLPQYMLLRFGTEAQKRKYLVPLARGEWIGAFCLTEPQAGSDAASIRTEARRVPGGFVLNGLKSWITSAGQAHLYVVMARSEKGISAFLVEKGTPGLSFGPPEAKMGLHAAHTAEVRLEEVFVPEENLLGEEGRGLAYALAGLDSGRVGVAAQAVGIARGAFEIAKAYADEREQFGRKLREHQAIAFKIADMHVKIAAARALVLEAARKKDSGERFTLEASTAKLFASSVAVEVTREAVQVLGGYGYHRDYRVERYYRDAKVTEIYEGTSEIQRYIIARELYR